The genomic segment GTTCGGGCTGCAAACGGCGAGGTACAGGTGGAAATCTCACAGGAAGTTATAGAGCGTATCACCAGAGCGCAGGCATTTGTCTATCAGCAAGTCGGCAAGGATGAACCCGTTTACGGATTTAACCGCGGGGTGGATCTGAACAAGGATCGGCCGGTGCAGGAGAGCGCTTTGAAGCGTATAACCGCAGTCTTATTTACTCCCACTCTATCCGGTAAAACCCGAGACGACCGGGCAGGTGGTTGGCGCAGCAATGCTGATTCGACTGAATACCCTGCTGCCTGGCTGCACCGGAATTCAGCCGGAGATTGTCAGACTCTATCAGGCGTTTCTAGATAAAGATATCTGTCCCGTCATGAATGAACGGGGATCCATAGCCGCAGCGGATATTGGCTGCCTGTCTGCGCTGTCGGTCTGGCAATGATCGGAGAAGGCTATGTCGATTACCGGGGGACGCGCATGTCCGCGGAACAGGCGCTCAGCCAGTCGGGACTTCGTAAAAACCGGCTTGGGCCAAAAGATGCCCTGGCGATTGTCAGCTCCAATGTGCTGGCAGCAGGGGAAACGTCACTGCTTGCGGATCATACTGAAAAGCTGGTGAACACCGCCAACCTGATTTATGCCCTGTCCCTTGAAGGATTTGACGGCAACATCACGCCATTAAACCCGCGGATCATTGAAACGCGTGCTGCACTAGTCCGGAACGCTCTTGAAGGCAGCTATCTATGGGACGGACATCAGCGCCTGAGCCTGCAGGATCCGCTCAGTTTCCGGGGTGGTTTCAGCATTCATGGATCGGTCAGGGATGCGCTGGATATAGTAAAAAAGACGCTCACCGTTTTCGTCAATGTATCAACTCTCAGGTCTGAACGACTGGCTGGACTCGCTTGAAACTGATATTTTATCTCAAGTATGTCAAAATTATCGAAACTGTGAAAGCTTACTGATAATACAATATCAAATTATGATCAGCATTTATCATATTTTGATATATCAGATATTCAAAGGGTGATACGGCAACCTGAAAACATGAATGCGGATGTAAGAAGGAGGGAGGGAGAAGGGATTGAATCTGCTTGTTGAAGCCATGCAGTATATCCAGGCGAACAGTCAGGAATTTAAGGAGGCCGTCGTCACACATCTGGAACTCAGCGGGCTAGCTCTTTTGATTGGCTTTTGTATCAGTATCCCCTTAGGTATCATTTCGGCGAAAAATGATCGACTCTCCAGTTTGATCATGAGTGCTGTGAATGCGATGAGGGTCATTCCCAGTTTAGCGATATTAGTGCTTGTCATGCCGATTCTTGGAACGGGTTTTGTTCCGTCACTGGTCGCTTTAACCATTCTTGGCTGTCCGCCGATGCTGATCAATACCTTTCTCGGCATTAAAAGTATTGAGAAAGAGGCGATTGAATCGGCAGTCGGTATGGGCATGGACACCCGCCGGATTCTCTTCAGAATTGAGATTCCTCAAGCCGTGCCGCTGATCATGTCAGGTGTCCGCACGGCATCAGTTGAAGTCATTTCCAGTGCAA from the Sporolactobacillus sp. Y61 genome contains:
- a CDS encoding aromatic amino acid lyase — encoded protein: MIGEGYVDYRGTRMSAEQALSQSGLRKNRLGPKDALAIVSSNVLAAGETSLLADHTEKLVNTANLIYALSLEGFDGNITPLNPRIIETRAALVRNALEGSYLWDGHQRLSLQDPLSFRGGFSIHGSVRDALDIVKKTLTVFVNVSTLRSERLAGLA
- a CDS encoding ABC transporter permease; the encoded protein is MNLLVEAMQYIQANSQEFKEAVVTHLELSGLALLIGFCISIPLGIISAKNDRLSSLIMSAVNAMRVIPSLAILVLVMPILGTGFVPSLVALTILGCPPMLINTFLGIKSIEKEAIESAVGMGMDTRRILFRIEIPQAVPLIMSGVRTASVEVISSATLAAFIGGGGLGTFIINGLGMYDFALLFVGAIPVALLAIFSEMIFGLIEKMLTPYKKA